In a genomic window of Dermochelys coriacea isolate rDerCor1 chromosome 11, rDerCor1.pri.v4, whole genome shotgun sequence:
- the FAIM gene encoding fas apoptotic inhibitory molecule 1, with the protein MASREEITLYEDEVRSRYGYLEKMTDLVAVWDVALSDGVHKIEFEHGTTSGKRVVYVDGKEEIRKEWMFKLVGKETFTVGAAKTKATINIDAVSGFAYEYTLEINGKSLKKYMENRSKTTNTWVLSLDGMDCRVVLEKDTMDVWCNGKKMETAGEFVEDGTETHFSVGDHDCCIKAVSSGKRREGIIHTLIVDDREIPEVLE; encoded by the exons ATGGCATCCCGTGAAGAGATTACTCTCTATGAAGATGAAGtaag GTCTCGCTACGGCTACCTGGAGAAGATGACAGATCTGGTGGCTGTTTGGGATGTTGCTTTAAGTGATGGTGTTCACAAGATTGAATTTGAACATGGAACTACATCAGGAAAACGTGTTGTATATGTAGATGGAAAG GAAGAAATAAGAAAAGAGTGGATGTTCAAACTAGTGGGTAAAGAAACATTTACAGTTGGAGCAGCCAAAACAAAGGCTACCATTAACATTGATGCAGTCAGTGGTTTTGCATATGAGTATACATTGGAGATCAATGGGAAAAGCCTCAAAAAGTACATGGAGAACCGGTCAAAAACAACAAATACTTGGGTATTAAGCTTGGATGGTATGGATTGTAGAGTTGTGTTAG agAAGGACACTATGGATGTCTGGTGCAATGGTAAAAAAATGGAAACAGCG GGTGAATTTGTAGAAGATGGAACAGAAACACACTTCAGTGTTGGTGATCATGACTGTTGCATTAAGGCTGTCAGTAGTGGAAAGCGAAGGGAAGGAATCATTCATACTCTTATTGTAGATGACAGAGAAATCCCAGAGGTTTTGGAGTAG